A segment of the Nerophis lumbriciformis linkage group LG08, RoL_Nlum_v2.1, whole genome shotgun sequence genome:
tcgcgaacgacacaacagtacctgaaaccagacgaaacccagacaagacttcacccaggtgtgacacttacttacattttaaataaaacaatttaaatctaacatgaaaaaaaaaaaatctgtatggaGGAACTAATCCAAAATGATGGCTAaaaaggagcacacaattcctaaaatgacaaaaaagtctCTTAATGTAGTCAAAAAGCAAAGGTGCTTTTATTTGGTGTGACATGCACATCAATTagtatgttaaaaaaacaatgaCCCTTGAGAATGAAATTTTTTTGGTTTTGAAATGGTAAATGGTCCGTATTTATATAAAGCTTTTACTATACCTGCACGATACCCAAAGCCCTTTATATTATacgtcacattcacccattcacacactgatagcagaagctgccatgcaaggcgttaAGCACAATATATCAGgagaaaggtgggtgaagtgtcttgcctaaggacacaatcagaatcagaatcagaatagtttttattgccattgtttgagaacgggttcacaaactaggaatttttcttggtgcaatcatgcaacataaaacacataaaacacagaataggtaatacaaTGACAGTCGTGAAGCTGGCGGAAGCTGGACTCGAACCAGGAACAccaaagttgctggcacggccgctctaccatccgAGCCGTGCCCCAAAATCAAACAACATGAATGGAATGAAAATGTGAAATGTATGAATGGTGCTGCTTGCTCCTAAAGCCTTAGTATCAGCCTGAGCAATTGTATCTACAGTACATCTGCAGTACATCTGCAGTACATCTGCATGCCACTCACTGCTGGTGTGAAATTATTACACTTGCcgtacagttttgtttttttgacaatTTGAACTTCTATTATGTTGACGATTATTACTAGTTTTTTTAGGAGTCCTAAACATGTCCATGCTTCTAATCAATTCTGACACACTAAGATATTAATGAGTTACGGCCTTTCCCGCAGTACTGCAATCTATTTGTAATGGTGGTGGGTTGTGGGGTGGATGTAATAAAAAaacgaataaaaaaaaacatgaaaagcacAACAACTATGTTTAGAACTACAAACCTATGGTGCTTCTTTTCTTTTATTGGTATAAAACGGAGGCGCCTGTGTGTGGTTTTTCGAGCTGCATCACTCGGTGCTCATTGAGGTTTAGCAATAGAGCACATACTTTTAATTCAGTTTCTCCAAAAACTTATACTAGATGTGTCATTTATTGATAAAAAGTATATGGTATAGAGCAaggttccccaaactttttgacttgggtccacattgggttaaaagaagAATTTAGCCGAGGACCGGGCTACCTATCAATCTATCTGTCTGTCTGCCTGTCTGTCTGTCttttatttatgtcattcacatggAACTAGGAGACTAGTCAAGATAGAGGGGAGAAGGAATGCAGAaatgtgcagagacatcctggaagaaaaccaacacttcccatccaaccggaTGGAGCTAGAGAGGTGCTGCAAATAgaaatgggcaaagaggaatgggtgaaactgcccaaagataggtgtgcaagcttgtggcatcgtattcaaaaagactataggctgtaattgctaccaaaggtgcatcaattacatattgagcaaaatctgtgaatacttatgtacatgttttttatttttattttttatacattttaaaaattaaaaaaattaacttttcacattgtcattatggggtactgtctgtagaattttgaggacaaaaattaattcattacattttggaataaggctgtaacataacaaaatgtggaaaaagttaagtGTTGTGATAGTTTTTGTCAATAATACTatcattgttattaatattattttgtcTTATGCCCTCATGCACtctgtttacttttttttaatttttaataataaagtcaaataaaataaagtcacatacaaataatacaattatcCCACAAGTAAATCTGTACATCCGACTGGACATCTATATCGATTTGTCAGagcggctggacaggacagattaaaaaaaaaataataataatgaaaaaacatacagtatattgtgtTTTAATTTGGGATGTCCGGCGGTCCTAGATTGTTGCTTCTGgtaatttggggacccctggtatagagtatatagcaggggtgggcaattaattttttaccggggaccgcataagcaacccgagcactgctggagggccacaccggcaatatttcaattaaattttgctcaatattatttttgatataccgtaagataaataattataataataacaattaataataataataataatttcatttaacctaacttaactttatacaaaagcagattgcttttgatggttttatttttaacactgtcttacactacacttcctgatgtataatacaatgcaaaaatgtccatttctgcacagggttaatttctgtcactttatcctgcattatcaaacattttccccgtcagatttggacaaccatctgttgtaaaaatcatttttaatcatatttatttaatattgttttttatattggttttatatgtaattattttttgtttttattcagtcattggtggggctaaggataatatttgaatattgtttttaatattgttgtgcagcactttggaaacattttgttgtttaaatgtgctatataaataaagtggattggattggattgtcacacctgccagcttgttccatttcagtcctaacatgtccaaacacgcatttacctatgtgaacaagtcattacctgtggttgtctctttaattgactgcatggctgccagctacttcgtgatttgaaagtctgtagttatcccacgtaagaagatgagcagctgggcggtgtcacgtacatcgcagctctcatccaaagccagcgaaaaacagtcaaagtctccgggcatatcagtgcaacagagtccaataagcactccttaataaactctgcgtcagaaaacgccttactttttctggcgattttgtgagaaatgacgaaacttgtcctggcggctgcatctctgggggtgtgaaatttggcaaaaagtccttgttgggtttgcagttttaccatcaacacatcagcctcccttgcgcgcgcttcattgGACAGAttacggtatttttcctcgtgcttcgtcgtgtagtggcgattcaaattatattctttaaacacagcaacctgtgtaccacacattaagcacacagctttacctttaatatctgtaaagaaatacttggcagtccatgtcttgttggaaacacgccattcgtcatcaactgttctctttttagcgtctcatcacttgtcgctgtgcaccttcactcacaggttacacccggacatacgcccataaataacacttttcaaaataaaagcagcatcgttgtattgcacgcacgacatagatgttttttaaactttattttgtaatttgtgattgttcacattcactcacaatcacacacgcgcatacgtccacacggaagtaatacaaataacgcttttcaaaacaaaagcagcaccgttgtattgcacactcgacatagatactttttaaaatgtattttgtaatttatgattggcctcacgcggaccggacagggacgcacaaagggccagatgtggcccgcgggctgtagaatgcccaggtctggtatatAGGAAAGCGCTAAGTTCTGTTGGCAACACTAATGCTCCTGAGTGCTTTatattcttattctctggcagaccaggttatAATGTGTTTTTGATTGAGGGCAAACACATAGCGCCCACTCTTTTCATGGCAGTACAAATGTATACATGGCAGGCCGCTAACATATGGGAAAGACTGAGTTATAATCTGCTTTGTATAAACGTGCCAATACTTCACACTGCCTCCAAAAGTGTACTGCGTTATTTTTCTTGCAACTTGCCCATTATTTTGAATCCTACCACTGCTAGGCTCTCTTCAAGTTGTGGTTGCTTGTACAGTAGTCAGCATTTCCTAGAATGTTACAGCTGTACATTCCTGAGCCACGTGATGTGTGAGCAATGAACATGAGGTCAACAAGAACCTAGGAAAGTCCATGCATGAGTCACTGAACTTCAAGGCAATTTTATTAGATTACAATTCATCCATTTATATAGTTTTTAAAAAAGTTCATCACATgcttttgtatgtaaaaaaaaatatgtaagacAACATTACAAACAAGAATCTAATGTCACAACGAAATGGTCATAATTCAGGCAACAATCTGCTACATGTCTCATATTACTGTCAAGTGACAGTAATGTGATGTAAGATGCTTAATATATGTGCTATAGGTGCTTAATATATTTTAGACAGTCTTCGAAAGGAGGGAGTTTTATACTGCACAGTTGTGGTAAACGTTCAGAACGGCGGCCTCGATGGAGAAGAGATGCTCGTCCTCCACCTGTGGGCAGGACAGCCTCATGAAGTCAGCCAGTCGCAACAGATACTCCATGTTGTGGCCTGTCTTGCCCCTGCAGACCACAATTTTGTCGGCGATCTCCTGGTGCGAAGCCGGGCCCAGGTATGTGGGGCTGTCGGCGGTGGCGATGTAAACAATGGCAGGAACGGGGTCCTTACCCTTCTCCTGAGGAATGAACTCCACCGTTTTTGTTATGTAACCTCCTAGCACCACTTCTCTCATGTTGAGGTACTGAAAGGCCTCTTTTATCTCAGCATCTGTCACTTCGTAGGCCACTCCCCACGTGCAAGCCTGCAGGGGATGGAAAATCATTAACTGAAAATATCAGTGGCACACATTGTGTAAGAGTCCAACAAcgatattaaaaacaaataaagcgaCAATAATATTCGGACCGTGGTGATGGCTTCACGGCAGTGCACCAGCTGAATAATAATCATTTGAGGATGTATGCActgtttaacttattttatttggcattaaaaattatgttttttaacaCTAGAAGCTAGACCCTTGTATAATACAGTGTTTGCTCATTAATCAGTTAATAGTCTAAGGAAATGTTTTGTTTCAAAATTATAGGAATGTGTTGCCAGAATCCtacttaaaaatgtatattttgaaaatatgggcagcacggtgaaagaggggttagtgcatctgcctcacaatacgaaggtcctgagtagtcttgggttcaatcccgggctcgggatctttctgtgtggagtttgcatgttctccccgtgactgcgtgggttccctccgggtactccggcttcctcccacctccaacgacatgcacctggggataggttgattggcaacactaaattggccctagtgtgtgaatgtgagtgtgaatattgtctgtctatctgtgttggccctgcgatgaggtggcgacttgtccagggtgtaccccgccttcttcccgattgtagctgagataggctccagggccccctgcgaccccaaagggaataagcggtagaaaatggatggattgatggattctGAAAATATAACAACGCTTATGTTGAGATAAAAATTTAAAGTGCGGTTCTAAATCATATTGTGAAAATCTCTTATTTGGGGAGTTTTTATTTAATCCACAAAACAACATATGTAAATactgaaaacatgatttttaTTGCACACAAACAAATggtgtccagttttagttgtcTACTGAATATACTGTACTGTAGCTGCTTTGTATGGACACGGACATCGGCCAAAACATTTGGCACACATGCACAATCCAATTAATGCAAGCCAATGCAAAATCAGTATGAAAAACTCTACCTTTTTAAACAATTTCTATTGAcacaatttaaaaatatgtttattatcctgtattgttgttgtagtttgcagtgAATTGACCAACGCTTCCATTGGTTTTGCGctttgattctcaaactgtagtacaTGTACCACAAGTGTTACGCCGGTTCCATTTAGCCaaagaagtctgtaaatatgtactgtatatggagtatcattgttAATGATGTTTATGCattgttgtaatgttacaatggccaaaaatattaaatatacttgttaaatgaaacctccgccttgttttttaatgaatacttaggcctactacgccactgtgttttaatgttggtcattatggtggtacttggagagccaagtgttttctgaggtggtacttggtaaaaaaaaatgttgagaacCACAGGGTGAGCTTATTTAGCCACAAAATATCATATTAAACAAAGTTCTATCAGTGTGACCActataaaaataaacatgtttttgaaTTAACATTTTAAAACAGAGGCACATTTTTGGGGGGTTATGCGCTTGTGTTGGATCCCATTAAATTTTTGGTTGtggttttagtttatttcgaacatgcatacaattacactgaacaaatatataaacagaacacttttgtttttgctcccatttatcatgagttgaactcagagatctaaaacttttactatatacacataaGACATATTCCTCTCAAATCTGTcaacatctgtgttagtgagcatctcttctttgccaagataatctatcccacctcacaggtgtggcatattaagatgctgattaaacagcatgattattgcacaggtgtgccttaggctgcacacaataaaaggccactctgaaatgtgcagttttatcacacagcagagcgtgcagttggcatgctgactgcaggaatgtctacCAGAGATGTTGTccatgaattgaatgttcatttctctaccataagccgtctccaaaggcctttcagagaatttggcagtacatccaaccggcctcaaaaccgcagaccacgtgtaaccacaccagcccaggacctccacatccagcaggtggacTTCCGTGACCGTCTGAGACCCACCACccggacaaataaaaaaaaaaactacacattTCAGaaaggccttttattgtgggcagcctaatgcacacctgtgggataggtcttttgtgtataaagTAAAAGTTGTATATCTTTGTgggttcaactcatgaaaaatgggagcagaaacaaaagtgttgcgttcatATTTTGATCAGTATAcattatgatacatcacatactgCACCTACATATAAATGTTGTGGCcatatacaatatacaaaacttttgtttataGCCAACTTGTTGCTTATAGCCAACCCACAATCTATTTTGCCATCTTGTTTTGTACCGTGGCACAGTGTTTGTCCAACACTGTCAAGTGAAAGACTGTTATTTAAAAAGAAACAAACTACTTTCCACACAGCCAAAAACAACAGGTCTGCTTTCGACTCAAATATTTAAACTGTGATA
Coding sequences within it:
- the LOC133611313 gene encoding glutathione-specific gamma-glutamylcyclotransferase 1-like; translation: MKPQQEILQGKSSQWIFGYGSLVWKPNFVYQRRQIGYVEGYKRRFWHGDDFYRGDKENPGRVVTLVEDQEACTWGVAYEVTDAEIKEAFQYLNMREVVLGGYITKTVEFIPQEKGKDPVPAIVYIATADSPTYLGPASHQEIADKIVVCRGKTGHNMEYLLRLADFMRLSCPQVEDEHLFSIEAAVLNVYHNCAV